The Budorcas taxicolor isolate Tak-1 chromosome 18, Takin1.1, whole genome shotgun sequence genome window below encodes:
- the LOC128063531 gene encoding vomeronasal type-1 receptor 4-like, with protein MSQIYMSHSGLRNHCCHHIKGSILNDTTASSQLAFGITFLLQTVLGIWGNFSLLYRYFFLYHTQCRLRVTDLICKHLTIANILVILSKGVPQTITTLRLKYFASDFACKLILYFERVGRSMSISTTCLLSVFQTITISPKNSCWKNLKVKAQKYIAFSISFCWIQCMFVNLFFPLYALYVSGKWHSTNMTNTRDSEYCAATDLENISGSIYTALVVFPEVSFSVLIFWASGSMILTLYRHSQRVQYIHKASVSPRLPAESRATQSILLLASTFMCFHTLSCIFNITLALFHNPSWWLVYTTGLINVCFPFISPFLLMNRDSIISSLCFLYMKNSVSPDLIRKM; from the coding sequence ATGTCACAAATTTATATGAGCCATTCTGGTCTGAGGAATCACTGTTGCCATCATATAAAGGGGAGTATCTTGAATGACACAACAGCCTCCAGCCAACTGGCCTTTGGAATAACCTTCTTGTTACAGACTGTGCTTGGAATCTGGGGCAATTTCTCCCTTCTGTACCGTTACTTTTTTCTTTACCACACTCAGTGTAGGTTGAGGGTCACAGATTTGATTTGCAAGCACCTGACTATAGCCAACATTTTGGTCATTCTCTCGAAAGGAGTCCCTCAGACAATTACAACTTTGAGGTTGAAATATTTTGCCAGTGATTTTGCCTGCaaacttattttgtattttgagaGAGTGGGCAGGAGTATGTCCATTAGcaccacctgcctcttgagtgtGTTTCAGACCATCACAATCAGCCCAAAGAACTCCTGTTGGAAGAATCTTAAAGTCAAAGCCCAAAAgtacattgccttctccatttccttctgctgGATCCAGTGCATGTTTGTAaatctcttttttcctctgtatGCATTATATGTTTCTGGCAAATGGCACAGCACAAACATGACAAATACAAGAGATTCAGAGTACTGTGCTGCCACAGATCTTGAGAACATCTCAGGCTCAATATATACAGCTTTGGTCGTGTTCCCTGAAGTTTCATTTTCTGTGCTCATCTTCTGGGCCAGTGGCTCCATGATTCTCACCCTGTACAGACACAGTCAGAGAGTCCAGTATATTCACAAGGCTAGTGTGTCTCCCAGACTCCCCGCTGAGTCCAGAGCCACCCAAAGCATCCTACTCTTGGCGAGCACCTTCATGTGTTTCCACACCCTGTCCTGCATCTTTAACATTACTCTTGCTCTTTTTCATAATCCCAGTTGGTGGTTGGTGTATACAACTGGCCTGATTAATGTGTGTTTTCCCTTTATCAGCCCCTTTCTGCTCATGAACCGTGACTCCATCATATCCAGTCTCTGCTTTCTGTACATGAAGAACTCAGTATCCCCTGATCTtatcagaaaaatgtaa